The proteins below are encoded in one region of Synechococcales cyanobacterium T60_A2020_003:
- a CDS encoding aspartate-semialdehyde dehydrogenase: protein MPQSYRVAILGATGAVGVELLSLLETRNFPVSELRLLASPRSAGRTLAYRGEDIRVEAVDDRAFDQIDIVLASAGASISKAWAHKAVEAGAVVIDNSSAFRMDPNIPLIVPEVNPDDARSHAGIIANPNCTTILMAIAVYPLHKIQPLRRIVAATYQSASGAGAKAMEEVKAQAQAILNGQTPSTEAFPYPLAFNLFPHNSPLNEQGYCQEEMKMINETRKILGVPDLRVTATCIRVPVLRAHSEALNLEFERPISVEAARAALSHAPGVKLVEDWTQNYFPMPMDASGQDDVLVGRIRQDLSNESALELWISGDQIRKGAALNAVQIAELLISNNWLPQAQTREAIATH, encoded by the coding sequence TTGCCGCAATCCTATCGAGTCGCAATTTTAGGCGCAACTGGAGCCGTAGGTGTAGAGTTGCTGAGCCTACTAGAAACTCGGAACTTTCCTGTTTCAGAACTCCGTCTGCTGGCATCGCCCCGTTCTGCCGGGCGGACGTTGGCGTATCGAGGGGAAGATATTCGGGTGGAGGCGGTGGACGATCGCGCCTTTGATCAAATTGATATTGTGCTGGCGTCGGCGGGGGCTAGTATCTCGAAAGCATGGGCACACAAGGCCGTAGAGGCAGGCGCAGTGGTAATCGATAATTCCAGTGCATTTCGCATGGATCCAAACATTCCGCTGATTGTGCCAGAGGTCAATCCTGATGATGCGAGAAGTCACGCGGGAATTATTGCGAATCCAAACTGCACTACGATCCTGATGGCGATCGCGGTGTATCCGTTGCATAAGATTCAGCCGCTCCGGCGGATTGTGGCCGCTACCTACCAGTCGGCGAGCGGTGCAGGCGCAAAGGCGATGGAGGAAGTTAAAGCCCAAGCGCAAGCGATTCTCAATGGGCAAACCCCTTCTACGGAAGCCTTCCCCTATCCCCTAGCGTTTAATCTGTTCCCCCACAATTCGCCGCTGAATGAGCAGGGGTATTGCCAGGAAGAGATGAAAATGATCAACGAAACGCGCAAGATCTTGGGCGTTCCCGATCTTCGTGTTACAGCAACCTGTATTCGGGTTCCCGTATTGCGGGCGCATTCAGAAGCGCTTAATCTGGAGTTTGAGCGTCCTATTTCTGTAGAAGCTGCGCGTGCTGCGCTGAGCCATGCACCGGGCGTGAAATTAGTGGAAGACTGGACTCAGAACTATTTCCCTATGCCTATGGATGCTAGTGGTCAGGATGACGTTTTAGTTGGGCGCATTCGTCAGGATTTGTCTAATGAATCCGCGTTAGAGCTTTGGATTAGTGGTGACCAAATCCGGAAGGGTGCGGCACTGAACGCAGTTCAAATTGCAGAACTATTGATCAGCAATAACTGGCTGCCCCAAGCTCAGACTCGTGAAGCGATCGCTACTCATTAG
- the zds gene encoding 9,9'-di-cis-zeta-carotene desaturase has product MRVAIVGAGLAGLATAVELVDAGHEVEIFESRPFVGGKVGSWVDPDGNHIEMGLHVFFGCYYNLFALMEKVGAINNLRLKDHIHTFVNRGGELGSLDFRFITGAPFNGLKAFFTTSQLSLRDKAQNAIALGISPLVRGLIDFDGAMNSIRALDDISFADWFRQHGGSNGSLKRMWNPIAYALGFIDTENISARCMLTIFQFFAAKTEASVLRMLEGSPHEYLHQPILDYLEKKGAKVHTRRGVREVFYEGEGADLKVTGLAIAKGDEVETITADTYVCACDVPGIQRLLPQDWRSIDFFDKIYKLEAVPVATVQLRFDGWVTELHSDQERTQLDHAAGIDNLLYTPDADFSCFSDLALSSPGSYYREGEGSLLQLVLTPGDPFIKESNEAIAQHTLKQVRDLFPSARDLNMTWYSVVKLAQSLYREGPGMDPYRPSQKTPISNFFLAGSYTQQDYIDSMEGATISGKQAAAAILEPTGYKVQGVGLFKY; this is encoded by the coding sequence ATGCGGGTTGCGATCGTTGGGGCAGGCTTGGCCGGATTGGCGACAGCCGTGGAGCTAGTCGATGCAGGACACGAAGTCGAAATCTTTGAATCTCGTCCATTCGTGGGCGGCAAGGTGGGTAGTTGGGTCGATCCCGACGGCAACCATATTGAGATGGGGCTACATGTTTTCTTCGGCTGCTACTACAACCTGTTCGCGCTGATGGAAAAGGTCGGTGCGATCAATAACCTGCGGTTGAAAGACCACATCCACACCTTTGTCAATCGCGGCGGTGAATTGGGTTCCCTAGACTTTCGCTTCATCACAGGTGCTCCCTTCAACGGACTCAAAGCCTTCTTTACCACAAGCCAGTTGTCCCTCCGGGATAAGGCGCAAAATGCGATCGCCCTAGGCATTAGTCCCCTCGTGCGAGGACTGATCGATTTTGACGGAGCCATGAATAGCATTCGCGCACTAGACGATATTAGCTTTGCCGATTGGTTCCGCCAGCACGGTGGCTCAAACGGCAGCCTCAAGCGCATGTGGAACCCGATCGCCTACGCCCTCGGCTTTATTGACACCGAAAACATTTCCGCCCGGTGTATGCTCACCATCTTCCAGTTCTTTGCCGCCAAAACCGAAGCCTCTGTGCTGCGCATGCTGGAAGGGTCACCCCACGAATATCTCCATCAGCCCATCTTGGATTATCTGGAGAAAAAAGGCGCAAAGGTTCACACCCGGCGTGGCGTGCGGGAAGTCTTCTATGAAGGCGAAGGTGCGGATTTGAAAGTCACAGGTTTGGCGATCGCCAAAGGGGATGAGGTCGAAACCATCACTGCAGACACCTATGTTTGCGCCTGCGACGTTCCCGGCATTCAGCGACTCCTGCCCCAAGATTGGCGCAGCATCGACTTTTTCGACAAGATCTACAAACTAGAAGCTGTACCTGTGGCAACGGTGCAACTGCGCTTTGATGGCTGGGTTACCGAACTCCATAGCGACCAAGAACGCACGCAGCTTGACCACGCGGCAGGAATCGACAACCTGCTATACACCCCCGATGCAGACTTCTCCTGCTTCTCCGACCTCGCCCTTTCCAGCCCCGGCAGCTACTACCGCGAAGGCGAAGGCTCCCTGCTGCAACTGGTGCTGACGCCTGGTGATCCCTTTATTAAGGAAAGCAATGAGGCGATCGCCCAACACACCCTGAAGCAGGTTCGCGACCTGTTCCCCTCGGCGCGGGATCTCAACATGACCTGGTATAGCGTGGTTAAACTGGCACAGTCCCTTTACCGCGAAGGCCCTGGTATGGATCCCTACCGTCCCAGTCAGAAAACGCCGATTTCTAACTTCTTCTTAGCCGGAAGCTACACCCAGCAGGACTATATCGATAGTATGGAGGGGGCAACCATCTCTGGAAAGCAGGCTGCTGCCGCGATTCTTGAACCCACCGGATATAAGGTTCAAGGTGTAGGACTTTTTAAGTATTGA
- the clpP gene encoding ATP-dependent Clp endopeptidase proteolytic subunit ClpP produces the protein MVFSQSDFNMNAAFPRLNISSTSHFAPQSVIPMVVEQSGRGERAFDIYSRLLRERIVFLGTPVDDMVADSIVAQLLFLDAEEPEKDIQLYINSPGGSVTAGMAIYDTMQQVRPDVVTICYGLAASMGAFLLSGGAKGKRLSLPNSRIMIHQPLGGAQGQAVDIEIQAKEILYHKRKLNELLAQHTGQPYEKIEADTERDFFMSAAEAKDYGLIDQVVSRQDLVNPVDSVAPVN, from the coding sequence ATGGTTTTCTCGCAGTCCGATTTCAACATGAACGCAGCATTTCCTCGACTTAACATTTCTTCCACCTCGCATTTTGCGCCCCAAAGCGTCATTCCGATGGTGGTTGAGCAATCCGGACGAGGGGAACGCGCTTTTGATATCTATTCTCGACTGCTTCGGGAGCGCATTGTTTTTCTGGGAACCCCGGTAGATGATATGGTTGCTGACTCGATCGTGGCTCAGCTCCTCTTCCTTGATGCTGAAGAACCCGAAAAAGATATCCAGCTCTATATCAACTCTCCTGGTGGATCCGTCACTGCGGGTATGGCAATTTATGACACGATGCAACAGGTTCGACCTGATGTTGTTACCATTTGCTATGGTCTTGCTGCTAGCATGGGAGCGTTCTTGCTATCCGGGGGCGCGAAGGGTAAGCGACTTTCATTGCCAAACTCGCGCATCATGATTCACCAACCGCTGGGAGGTGCGCAAGGGCAAGCTGTGGATATTGAAATTCAGGCCAAGGAAATTTTGTACCACAAGCGTAAGCTCAACGAACTGCTTGCACAGCACACAGGTCAGCCCTACGAAAAAATTGAGGCGGATACAGAGCGAGATTTCTTTATGTCCGCAGCAGAAGCCAAAGATTATGGGCTGATTGATCAAGTAGTTTCACGTCAAGATTTGGTTAATCCAGTCGATTCTGTTGCTCCGGTGAACTAA
- a CDS encoding ribonuclease J yields the protein MSRTETTSALKIIPLGGLHEIGKNTCVFEINDEILLLDAGLAFPTDGMHGVNLVLPDITYLRENSHKIKGMVVTHGHEDHIGGIAFHLKQFDIPVIYGPRLAMALLEDKLEEAGVSDRTELRTVRPRDIVRVGKSFFVEYIRNTHSIADSFTLAIHTPLGVVIHSGDFKVDHTPVDGEFFDFQKLAEYGEKGVLCLLSDSTNSEIPGFTPSERSVFPNLDRVFGKAQGRLIVTTFASSVHRINMILELAEKHNRVVSVLGRSMLNVIAHARNLGYIKCRDDLFVPLNAANKLPDEGVLILTTGSQGEPMAAMTRIANQEHRQVKIREGDTVVFSANPIPGNTIAVVNTIDKLMMLGAKVVYGRGEGIHVSGHASQEDQKLMLALTKPKFFVPVHGEHRMLVKHSQTAQSMGIPAENMVIVDNGDIVEITQESIQIAGKVPSGIELVDSSRVGMVQKNVLKERQHIAEDGIVTVALAVNWDGKMMARPELNLRGVATTIEPARMETMVFETIESVLSDRWKDVTHSFSPDELDVDWTKLQAQIEMEIRRLLRRELKSNPLVVVLLQSPIEPPVKTSSRRQRTAEKVAS from the coding sequence ATGAGTCGAACTGAAACAACATCAGCATTGAAAATTATTCCGCTCGGCGGACTCCACGAAATTGGCAAAAACACTTGCGTGTTTGAAATTAACGACGAGATTTTGCTTCTCGACGCAGGCTTGGCCTTCCCAACGGACGGAATGCATGGCGTGAACTTGGTTTTGCCTGACATTACCTATCTGCGCGAAAACAGCCACAAGATTAAGGGAATGGTGGTCACCCACGGCCATGAAGACCACATTGGGGGGATCGCCTTTCACCTCAAGCAATTTGATATCCCCGTGATCTACGGCCCTCGTCTCGCGATGGCGTTGCTGGAGGATAAGCTCGAAGAAGCGGGCGTGAGCGATCGCACAGAGCTAAGAACGGTTCGCCCGCGCGATATTGTGCGAGTTGGGAAATCTTTCTTTGTCGAGTACATTCGCAACACCCACTCGATTGCCGACAGTTTCACCTTGGCGATCCATACCCCCTTGGGTGTCGTCATCCACTCAGGCGATTTCAAGGTAGACCATACCCCAGTCGATGGGGAGTTCTTTGATTTTCAGAAATTAGCAGAGTATGGCGAGAAAGGAGTGCTGTGCTTACTCAGTGACTCGACAAACTCAGAAATTCCTGGTTTTACGCCATCCGAGCGATCGGTCTTCCCGAATCTGGATCGAGTCTTCGGAAAAGCGCAGGGACGATTGATTGTCACGACCTTTGCGTCGTCCGTCCACCGGATCAACATGATTCTGGAACTGGCGGAAAAGCATAATCGGGTGGTATCGGTGCTGGGGCGTTCTATGCTGAACGTGATTGCCCATGCTCGCAACCTTGGCTATATCAAGTGTCGGGACGATTTGTTTGTGCCCTTGAACGCGGCGAATAAACTCCCTGATGAAGGCGTCTTGATTTTAACGACCGGATCGCAAGGAGAGCCGATGGCAGCGATGACCCGGATTGCGAATCAAGAGCACCGCCAAGTGAAGATCCGTGAAGGCGATACCGTGGTCTTCTCGGCAAACCCGATTCCAGGGAACACCATCGCAGTGGTCAACACGATTGACAAGCTGATGATGCTCGGTGCGAAAGTTGTCTACGGGCGCGGCGAAGGCATTCATGTTTCGGGTCACGCGTCCCAAGAGGATCAAAAGCTAATGTTGGCGCTGACCAAGCCGAAGTTCTTTGTGCCTGTACATGGCGAACACCGGATGTTGGTGAAACACTCCCAAACGGCTCAGAGCATGGGAATTCCGGCTGAAAATATGGTGATTGTGGACAACGGCGATATCGTTGAGATCACCCAAGAGTCGATTCAGATTGCCGGAAAAGTGCCATCGGGTATTGAGCTAGTCGATTCCTCGCGGGTGGGAATGGTGCAGAAGAATGTGCTGAAAGAACGTCAGCATATTGCAGAGGACGGTATCGTGACGGTTGCTCTTGCTGTGAATTGGGATGGCAAGATGATGGCTCGCCCAGAGTTGAATCTGCGGGGTGTGGCGACTACCATTGAACCTGCCCGGATGGAAACGATGGTTTTTGAGACGATTGAATCGGTTTTGAGCGATCGCTGGAAGGACGTTACTCACAGCTTTAGTCCCGATGAGCTAGACGTTGATTGGACGAAGCTTCAAGCCCAAATCGAAATGGAGATACGTCGGCTGTTGCGGCGAGAGTTAAAGAGTAATCCCCTAGTGGTCGTACTGCTGCAATCGCCGATTGAGCCTCCGGTCAAAACGTCATCGCGTCGGCAGCGCACGGCAGAAAAAGTTGCGTCCTAG
- a CDS encoding pentapeptide repeat-containing protein has protein sequence MLFQANLEGANLKNANLQGADLKEANLVNANLEGANLRRDNLGGSTPLEGANLTGAILTNTHLDGATYNAQTIFPPGFDPRKANMIPTRLPCSPVLSFFLQGCDRASTIH, from the coding sequence ATTCTGTTCCAGGCCAACCTCGAAGGGGCAAATCTCAAGAATGCAAATCTTCAAGGCGCAGACTTAAAAGAAGCCAATTTAGTCAACGCAAATCTAGAGGGAGCTAACCTCAGACGCGATAACCTTGGCGGATCCACCCCTCTAGAGGGAGCCAATCTCACAGGCGCAATCCTCACGAATACCCATCTCGATGGCGCAACCTATAACGCCCAAACCATCTTCCCACCTGGCTTTGATCCCCGCAAAGCCAATATGATTCCAACCCGTCTCCCCTGTTCCCCAGTCCTGAGCTTCTTTCTACAAGGGTGCGATCGCGCCTCCACGATCCATTAA
- a CDS encoding alpha/beta fold hydrolase yields the protein MSHPSFQPPVALKNGYSMTLYTALKLSREWHKFSADPEPIHHPHIFTGAGGVPIFGQVSIPENPKGTIVGTYGITGSLSDQWFLNILRRKAFAQGYAVVLFDWRAHGKTAELSPTLTSDGLYEGEDFVRIAAAAKTLGCPAPFWFTGYSLGGQLALWGVEAAQTLNVWGADLNLKSSELGGGAVVCPSVDSNRSLKYLMDNHLGRQLEQAITRQLKKLAWQIYSWHPDSIDRAALERVDSIWAFDHELVISRLNFASVEDYYDASSPLHRLPHLTKPTLILYAADDPMFDPSIVPDLQTISAENRAIDLRLTTYGGHVGYFSSQTCQQQFQDPDPWWAWNRVLEWIHQQSQVASSAPSVVEIQ from the coding sequence ATGAGCCATCCTTCCTTTCAACCTCCGGTAGCCCTCAAAAACGGCTATTCCATGACGCTCTACACGGCATTAAAACTCAGTCGAGAATGGCATAAATTTAGCGCAGATCCAGAGCCGATCCATCACCCTCATATTTTTACTGGCGCAGGAGGGGTACCCATTTTTGGGCAGGTCTCCATTCCTGAAAATCCCAAGGGAACTATTGTCGGCACCTATGGCATTACCGGAAGCTTATCTGATCAATGGTTTTTAAACATCCTACGGCGGAAAGCCTTTGCCCAAGGGTATGCGGTCGTGCTGTTTGACTGGCGCGCCCACGGCAAAACTGCCGAGCTATCGCCGACCCTAACCTCCGATGGTTTATACGAGGGCGAAGATTTTGTCCGTATTGCCGCCGCCGCGAAGACGCTGGGATGTCCCGCCCCTTTCTGGTTTACAGGCTATTCCCTGGGTGGCCAGTTAGCGCTCTGGGGCGTAGAAGCGGCTCAAACCCTTAACGTCTGGGGAGCAGACCTCAATCTCAAATCATCAGAGTTAGGCGGTGGCGCTGTCGTTTGTCCCAGCGTAGACTCCAATCGATCGCTCAAATACCTCATGGACAATCATCTAGGGCGTCAGTTGGAGCAAGCTATCACTAGACAATTGAAAAAATTGGCATGGCAAATTTATAGTTGGCACCCAGATTCAATCGATCGTGCGGCTCTGGAACGGGTGGATAGCATTTGGGCGTTTGATCATGAACTGGTTATTAGCCGATTAAACTTTGCCTCCGTGGAAGACTACTACGACGCATCTAGTCCGCTCCATCGTCTTCCCCATCTGACTAAGCCTACTTTGATCCTGTACGCAGCCGACGATCCCATGTTTGATCCCAGCATTGTGCCTGATTTACAAACTATCAGTGCTGAAAATCGGGCAATTGACTTGAGACTCACAACCTATGGAGGACACGTCGGCTATTTCAGCAGTCAAACCTGCCAACAGCAATTTCAGGATCCCGATCCCTGGTGGGCATGGAACCGAGTCTTGGAATGGATCCACCAACAATCTCAAGTTGCTTCCTCGGCTCCTTCCGTTGTCGAGATCCAGTGA
- a CDS encoding trigger factor — MKVTQEKLPASQIGLEIEIPPEVAQQAYDKVLQTFMRSANIPGFRKGKVPKQVLIQRFGSSQIKAAAVEELVQDSFRQAIEQEKIEAIGNFQLRSSFDDLIQQFQPGSPLTFSAAVDVPPKVILKQYKGLSVKAEEVTYDEKRVDSVLEGYQNRMATLVPVEDRAAQEGDIAVVDFIGRLKPAEGSDEEPEEFSGGNATDFQVELTEGRFIPGFIEGIVGMKIDETKDVETAFPDDYSQEDLAGKAVVFTVTLKEIKERELPDLDDDFAQDVSEFETIAEFRQSLEERYQKEAEDATSANKEKALLDELAKHIEVEVPETMIQQEVDQMLTQTAMSLANQGIDIKKLFTREIVQRLREQSRPDAIAQIQRSLAVAEVAKQESITVADDELNAKMQEVIEDSQQDPESIDMARLKSLVEEELIREKVVAFLEENGTVELVPQGSLTEPEEESEANTTAVEVEEVAESASDAVVEIDAAEADMSATAEVASEAEEQPKATSKSTAKKTKSKPKSSKE, encoded by the coding sequence ATGAAAGTTACCCAGGAAAAGCTTCCCGCTAGTCAAATCGGCCTTGAAATTGAAATACCGCCAGAGGTTGCCCAGCAAGCGTATGACAAGGTTCTCCAAACCTTCATGCGCTCTGCCAATATTCCTGGGTTTCGTAAGGGTAAGGTTCCCAAGCAAGTTCTCATCCAACGCTTTGGATCCAGCCAAATTAAGGCTGCCGCTGTCGAAGAGCTTGTACAGGACAGTTTTCGGCAAGCTATTGAACAAGAAAAAATTGAGGCGATCGGCAATTTTCAACTTCGCTCCTCGTTCGACGATTTGATCCAGCAATTTCAGCCTGGATCGCCCCTCACGTTCTCGGCAGCGGTTGATGTTCCTCCTAAAGTGATCCTTAAGCAATACAAAGGATTAAGCGTCAAGGCGGAGGAAGTGACGTACGACGAAAAGCGCGTTGACTCCGTTCTTGAAGGCTACCAAAATCGGATGGCGACCTTAGTACCTGTTGAAGATCGAGCGGCCCAGGAGGGGGATATTGCCGTTGTTGACTTTATAGGTCGTTTGAAACCTGCAGAGGGCAGTGACGAAGAGCCAGAGGAATTTTCAGGGGGCAACGCAACCGACTTTCAGGTTGAGCTTACAGAGGGACGTTTCATCCCTGGCTTTATTGAAGGCATCGTCGGGATGAAAATCGACGAAACAAAAGATGTAGAAACCGCGTTCCCAGATGACTATTCCCAGGAGGATTTAGCCGGAAAAGCCGTCGTTTTCACAGTCACCCTTAAAGAAATTAAAGAGCGAGAGCTCCCTGACCTAGATGACGACTTTGCCCAAGACGTTAGCGAGTTTGAGACGATCGCAGAGTTTCGCCAGTCCTTGGAAGAGCGTTACCAGAAAGAGGCAGAAGATGCTACCAGTGCCAACAAGGAAAAAGCATTGCTAGACGAGTTAGCTAAGCACATCGAAGTTGAGGTTCCTGAAACGATGATTCAGCAAGAGGTTGACCAAATGCTGACCCAAACGGCCATGAGCTTAGCTAATCAGGGTATCGATATTAAAAAATTGTTTACCCGTGAAATTGTTCAACGCTTGCGTGAGCAGTCTCGACCCGATGCGATCGCCCAAATCCAGCGATCGCTCGCCGTGGCCGAAGTGGCAAAGCAAGAATCCATCACCGTAGCAGATGATGAACTCAACGCCAAGATGCAGGAGGTGATTGAGGACAGTCAGCAAGATCCAGAATCTATTGATATGGCTCGACTCAAGTCCCTAGTGGAGGAAGAGCTGATCCGGGAAAAAGTGGTCGCCTTCTTAGAGGAAAATGGCACGGTTGAGCTAGTCCCGCAAGGATCTCTGACTGAACCTGAAGAAGAATCCGAAGCCAATACTACAGCCGTTGAGGTTGAGGAGGTAGCCGAGTCTGCTAGTGATGCGGTGGTTGAGATAGACGCAGCGGAAGCCGACATGTCGGCCACTGCTGAGGTAGCATCAGAGGCTGAAGAGCAACCGAAAGCAACCTCCAAGAGTACGGCGAAGAAGACGAAAAGTAAGCCTAAATCGTCTAAAGAGTAA
- a CDS encoding Mo-dependent nitrogenase C-terminal domain-containing protein, translating into MNNVEPISPSKPIISWGWTTPENLNSSSIATSHRKPSRFAVLFTPIDLLKPLRSWLNGIQFSNPQFAHQVCQLVPAQCPFERDVAVFGRVIFHIPPMCKLNPLYEEIVGLRFRALCYLADECGEDISRYC; encoded by the coding sequence ATGAATAATGTTGAACCGATCTCACCGTCGAAACCCATAATTAGCTGGGGCTGGACAACTCCAGAAAACTTGAATTCCAGCAGCATTGCTACGTCTCACCGTAAACCTTCTCGGTTTGCAGTCCTTTTCACGCCTATTGATCTCCTCAAACCCTTGCGGAGTTGGTTGAACGGTATTCAGTTTTCTAATCCGCAATTTGCCCATCAAGTATGTCAACTCGTTCCGGCTCAGTGTCCGTTTGAGCGGGATGTTGCCGTGTTCGGACGTGTGATCTTCCATATCCCACCCATGTGCAAACTCAATCCTCTTTACGAAGAGATTGTTGGGCTACGATTTCGAGCGTTGTGCTATCTAGCCGATGAATGTGGAGAAGATATTTCGCGCTATTGCTAG
- the dapA gene encoding 4-hydroxy-tetrahydrodipicolinate synthase — protein sequence MVDFGRVMTAMITPFTPEGQVDYATAEKLAIHLANHGSDTLVVCGTTGESPTLTWDEEYELFRVIQKAVTGKAKVVAGTGSNSTREAVEATEKASRLGLDGTLQVVPYYNKPPQEGLYQHFRAIAESVPEMPMVLYNIPGRTGQNLAPETIARLAELENVVAVKEASGSLDQVSQIRALTPAEFKIYSGDDSLTLPMLAVGACGVISVASHLVGDLIQDMIRAFQTGDPDMALSIHLQLLPLFKVLFVTTNPIPVKAAMALQGWTVGRTRLPLSDAPSDVVQQVQSVMATLGLLPQGV from the coding sequence GTGGTAGATTTTGGACGAGTGATGACGGCGATGATCACGCCCTTTACCCCTGAAGGTCAAGTGGATTACGCCACCGCAGAAAAACTCGCGATCCATTTGGCAAATCACGGTAGTGACACGCTAGTCGTATGCGGTACAACGGGAGAGTCGCCGACGTTGACCTGGGATGAAGAATACGAACTATTTCGCGTCATTCAGAAGGCGGTGACTGGAAAAGCGAAAGTTGTAGCGGGCACTGGCTCGAATTCGACACGAGAAGCCGTTGAAGCCACCGAAAAGGCCAGTCGGCTCGGTTTAGATGGGACACTTCAGGTTGTTCCCTATTATAATAAACCGCCTCAGGAGGGGCTATACCAACATTTTCGGGCGATCGCCGAGTCTGTTCCAGAGATGCCCATGGTGCTGTACAACATTCCGGGGCGTACGGGGCAGAATCTTGCTCCTGAAACTATTGCTCGCTTAGCTGAACTTGAAAATGTAGTGGCGGTTAAGGAAGCAAGCGGCAGTTTGGATCAGGTTAGTCAGATTCGTGCATTGACGCCTGCTGAATTCAAGATTTACTCAGGGGATGATTCGTTAACGCTTCCCATGCTTGCGGTCGGAGCCTGCGGGGTGATTAGTGTAGCTAGTCATCTGGTGGGCGATTTAATTCAGGACATGATTCGCGCCTTTCAAACGGGGGATCCCGACATGGCACTTTCTATCCATTTACAGTTGCTGCCGCTGTTTAAAGTTTTGTTTGTCACAACCAATCCGATTCCTGTAAAAGCGGCAATGGCGCTCCAAGGTTGGACAGTGGGGCGGACTCGCTTACCTCTTTCTGATGCACCCTCAGACGTCGTGCAGCAGGTGCAATCTGTTATGGCAACGTTAGGATTGCTGCCTCAAGGTGTTTGA
- a CDS encoding SRPBCC family protein, with protein MTNWLEHTVQIEVETPIQVVWDLWSDLEQMPRWMKWIDSVQILDEDPDLSRWKLASGGFEFSWLSRIVRLVHHQIIQWESVDGLPNRGAIRFYDRGDHSIVKLTVAYAIPGALGKIMDNLFLGRIVESNIQADLEKFRTYALKSVEHSSDPA; from the coding sequence ATGACGAACTGGCTTGAACATACGGTTCAGATCGAGGTAGAAACGCCAATTCAGGTGGTCTGGGATCTGTGGTCAGATCTGGAGCAGATGCCCCGCTGGATGAAGTGGATCGATTCGGTTCAAATTCTAGACGAGGATCCCGATTTATCCCGATGGAAACTGGCCTCTGGTGGATTTGAGTTCAGTTGGCTCTCTCGCATTGTCCGCCTGGTACACCATCAGATCATTCAATGGGAATCGGTCGATGGCTTACCAAATCGAGGTGCGATTCGCTTCTACGATCGCGGCGATCACAGCATCGTTAAGCTCACCGTCGCCTACGCGATTCCTGGTGCATTGGGAAAAATCATGGACAACTTGTTTTTAGGCCGCATTGTCGAATCCAACATCCAGGCTGATTTAGAGAAGTTTAGAACCTACGCTCTCAAATCGGTCGAACATTCCTCTGATCCCGCTTAA
- a CDS encoding response regulator transcription factor — MPRILVIDDDAAISELVAVNLEMAGYDVSQASDGIKGQALALQLMPDLIMLDLMLPKVDGFTVCQRLRRDERTADIPVLMLTALGQTQDKVEGFNAGADDYLTKPFEVEEMLARVRALLRRTDRIPQAAKHAEILNYGPLTLVPERLEAIWFDRVVKLTHLEFELLHCLLQRHGQTVSPSEILKEVWGYDPDDDIETIRVHVRHLRTKLEPDPRHPRYIKTVYGAGYCLELPPGVVQATGTES; from the coding sequence ATGCCTCGGATACTCGTTATTGATGATGATGCTGCAATTTCAGAACTCGTTGCAGTGAACCTGGAAATGGCTGGCTATGATGTCAGCCAAGCATCCGATGGTATAAAAGGTCAGGCACTTGCTCTTCAGCTTATGCCCGATCTGATTATGCTGGACTTGATGCTGCCAAAAGTCGATGGATTCACCGTCTGCCAGCGTCTACGCCGCGACGAACGGACAGCAGACATTCCCGTATTGATGCTGACAGCGCTGGGGCAAACCCAAGACAAAGTTGAAGGATTTAATGCTGGGGCTGATGATTATCTGACCAAACCCTTTGAAGTTGAAGAAATGCTGGCGCGGGTGCGGGCTCTCTTACGTCGAACCGATCGCATCCCTCAAGCCGCAAAACACGCAGAAATTTTGAACTATGGGCCCTTAACCCTGGTTCCAGAACGGTTAGAAGCCATTTGGTTTGATCGTGTGGTCAAACTTACGCACCTAGAGTTTGAATTGCTGCACTGTTTGCTCCAGCGGCACGGACAAACGGTGTCGCCCAGTGAAATCTTGAAAGAAGTATGGGGCTATGATCCCGATGACGATATTGAAACAATTCGCGTTCATGTCCGTCATCTTCGCACCAAGCTTGAGCCTGACCCTCGGCATCCTCGGTACATTAAAACGGTCTATGGCGCAGGGTATTGTCTAGAGCTACCACCCGGTGTAGTGCAAGCGACGGGTACGGAGTCATAA